ACCTCATAATCTCAATATAAACTCACTTGTAATATGAATGTAATAatagtatattatattattttttttcaaggATTTACACAATAAAGTGATTACAACATGATAATAACTTGTTGACagtttattattttttacttaaaTTTCAAGCTACTTATATtcatatttgatatatttttagcataatattatcacaatataaagACGTTCAACATGAgtgttgatgagggtaataaatgACGACAAGACTCGGACTAACGTCAGTTGACCGTGATGAAGCTCACGCCTCGATCAACCCGGTAGAACCTGGTCAAACGAACCAGAACACAGGCCGAGGTCCATTAACGATCGCTCAGGCTCAATCCCTCACGCCACACTaacagcaatgtcagacgccatcaaaggtacgatcctgctcctacgagcaggcacatcaggtaacactaaacttcccTGTAAATACCCCCGCGTTCTAAacgagcgggggggggggggggggggggggggaagagaGGGAGAGGCACATAGGAAAACACCACACAACTTcgcatcactgacttgatcgtcggaagggtcgggccgagcttccgacccgacctgtgtgcaggtacgagcACCGAGCAGTTTCCTCCCGACGCCGCAGAGTGGAACCCTTCCCCACAGGACGCACCCACGAGTTCCTATGTAAGTGGATCCCTACAACCGCCCGCATCGGAAACCCCCGAGGGACTCCGAGCATGATCCCCGCTATTCGGACCTGAActgagccgcgacggccccgaagcCACGACTCAAAAGTTGTTCACAACAACAAGTGTAACAGTATATTTAATTGTCGATATTGACCCGACCCTATATAATCGAGTGATCATAAgatgatataattaattattttattatttgttttattttgcTTCGTCTAGAATATTGAGATATTTGTTCCATTATCATGTTGTACTTGCATCAATTAGTCTAACAGCTCTTTGCAGGAGGCATGCAGGATTCGATTCTACATCATGTCACTGATTTGTTTATTTGGGGCATTCATCATCGACCTTCAAACATCGTGACCGACACATTGTTGATGGACAACGAGTCCTGCTTGCTCGTCGAGGAATCGGGTTCCAGCGGCCCTCTCATGGCAACAAAGCCCGGTTGCCTCGGCTGCGGCAGCAGCGCGCTGTCGCTTCCCAACATGAACAGCACCGACGACATCGTCGGTCGGTCCTCCGGTCGCTCCTGAACGCATAGAAGGCCGACCTTCATGCACCTCAAGACTTCCGCCTTGGGGTACGAGTCGCCGATGGCTTCGTCGACCAAGTCGAGGCCTTTACCTTCTCTCCATAGGCTCCACGTCTGAAGGCAATCACTGTTAGTGGCACACCGAGGGAGGAAGACGACGATGAGTTCTTATACTTACGTATCCCAGAAGATTGAGGTTGCGTGACGAGTCATAGATTCCTCTGTTCTTTTTGCCGCTGATGATCTCAAGTACCAACACGCCGAAACTGAACACATCAGATTTCACGGAGAAGATTCCATCCATGGCGTATTCGGGAGACATGTATCCGCTGCAGTAATGGTAAGAGTAAGAAGCGTCTTTGATTCTGCTGGTCACGATGCACATGTATTATGTGTTCTTGAAGTCTTACTATGTTCCGACGACTCTCTTGGTGTTTACTTCCGTTTCGTCCCCTCCAAATATCCTTGCCATGCCGAAGTCAGATATCTTGGGGTTCATATGCATGTCGAGAAGAATGTTGCTAGCTTTCAGATCCCTGTGGATGATTCTCAATCTGGAATCCTGATGGAGGTACAGAAGACCTCGAGCAATCCCAACTATGATGCTGTAACGCGTTGGCCAGTTCAGCAACCAACCCTTGGCTTTATCTGAGCAAAGATTCTCATGATGAGTGATGAATGGAGATGCAAAATGCCATGAGAAGGTGAAAGGATGAACTGATCACCAAAGACGAAGGAGTCCAAGCTTCCGTTGGGCATGTACTCGTAGATCAacattctttcttctccttcaATGCAGCAACCAAGAAGGCGAACAAGGTTACGGTGCTGCAGCTTGGCGATCAGCACTACCTCGTTCTTGAACTCATCGACGCCCTGCACCGATGTCTTGGACAGCCTCTTCACAGCTATATCTTGCTCGTCCTCCAGCTTACCCTGCGAGCTTCTGGTTGAGAGCAGACAAATTGGTGAAACTGTAAATCGCGAGACTCGGTCGATTCCCTACCTTGTACACGGGACCAAATCCCCCCTCGCCGAGCTTGTTTTCCATGGAGAAGTTGCCTGTGGCGTCTGCGACCGTTCCCAGATCGAACAACGGGAGGTCCAAGTCCTTCGCTTCTGTTCCTTCATCGTTATGTCGCTCTGCGAAGGAGGTGGCCATGCCTGACACACCTGCTGAGTGATAACAACTGGTGATGAAGGATTCCTCTCAAGTGGCAGTAACAAGGTAAAGAAGAACAAGTGTTGATGGTACTTCTGctgcttcttttcttccttctccaaACACGGCAACCGACCAAAGCCAGGATTAAGATGAAGAGAGCAAGGATCACAGTGATCACGATCAAATAGATCCGGTGATGACTTGATTCTGAGTCTGAAACATCAAcatgatcatatgaaaacaaGAACAAAATTATATGTTCTCCTCAGATAAAAACCTTCGAGAAGCGTGCAGTATATATTAGCATGATATTTTTAGTACCGCCACCTTCAGAGATGTCAAATTCTCCTTGGACTATTTTTCCTATGAGCTATTATAATATCACAAATGGCAACGAAAATTCCGGAAAAGAAGagctcatcataaaaaaaaaaaaaaaaaaaaaccttctgtGGTCAATGGTGGCTTCTTTGTTGATTATTGATTCCAAGGTATATATTGGTCTTACAAGCAACACCTTTATATCTTACATTCACATGCTTTTATCCCTTCTttgtatatatattcttattttttattggtAAAATTTCAAATTTATATTCACTTTGACTTCTGACTTTCTTAATTTATATTCCATGTTCTTTTTCTTGGTGATATTATTTTACCAAGATATAATAAAAGTACATgaaatttttcataaaatttgaacAAATATATAGTAATCAAGTTTTTAATTTCTAATATATGCGTTTAAATTCTACCTTAATGTGCGCCACTATATTTGACTCTCTAGATGAGACTCAAAGTCAAAGCAACGAATCATGGCTACAGTCCTCTCAGATGAGACTCTGTAGATGACATCGAGGAGATTGCGGCATCGAAGTCAGAAACTCCGGCATGATCCGTCGCCATCACCCGCCTCTTTGGTCGACGCTAACAGGCTTCAGCCCCTAATTGCCGACGACTGCGGGCTTCCCGCAGCCAGCGATCTAAAACTAAGCGAGACCGAGTTGTACATACCTAGATCGGCGGCCGCCGCCCTGACATAGAGATCCTGTCCTCCATTGCCGTACACCCTCAGATCCGTGAGATTAGTACTCCACAGTATgcacccgctgccgctcccgctgaTGTTGGCTTGAGCGTAAGCCGTGCACGAGCAATTCTTCAAACACTTAGCTCTGCACTGGTCCAGGGTCGTGCCGACCCATTCCACCGTCGAGCTCGACGTGTCCGGTAGCTTCGCGCCGCTCACTAAGACGAACCCGTCGGTCCCGTTCCGGCAGTCCACCTCCGTCTTCCTCACGCACCCGTCGGAGCCGTCCCTGAATCCCCAGTTGGTCGGATTCTTCGGTTGGAACCCCTGCGGGCAGCCGCACTGCGGCGACCTGCTGGTGTCGCAGACGGCGTTGGGGCCGCACGGGAAGATGGTGTCGCATGCGTCCATTGGGGCGTACCAGAAGGCGTTCCAGAACTTGCTGTCGTTGACCCACACCAGCCTCTGCAGGGTGCCGGACTGGTTCACGACCAGCCTGGAGACGAAGGAAGGGTCGATCATGTAGAAGACGTAGACGACCTGGGTGGCGTCGACGAAGAACTGCAACGAGAGCATGTTGTAGGACGTCATCTGCGGGACGCCGGTGAACCGCAGCCCGTTCCATGGGCCAGCGCGCCACACCTGACGCGTCCCTGACCATTCAAAGATC
This DNA window, taken from Musa acuminata AAA Group cultivar baxijiao chromosome BXJ3-7, Cavendish_Baxijiao_AAA, whole genome shotgun sequence, encodes the following:
- the LOC135643873 gene encoding receptor-like serine/threonine-protein kinase SD1-8 isoform X2; this encodes MRRLSGAAFLLYLLIALLDPSNGADTLTLDHPLADGGEPLISEGGSFALGFFSPNGSDTRYIGIWYEKISVQTVVWVANRRRPVIGSHGSLSVAANGTLVITGENSTVVWSSPSLALSNPVAQLLDDGNFVVREADGNPSDPNSFAWQSFDYPTDTLLPGMKLGWNLTTGFNRTLTSWASASDPAPGEYTFGIDLRGDPQIFEWSGTRQVWRAGPWNGLRFTGVPQMTSYNMLSLQFFVDATQVVYVFYMIDPSFVSRLVVNQSGTLQRLVWVNDSKFWNAFWYAPMDACDTIFPCGPNAVCDTSRSPQCGCPQGFQPKNPTNWGFRDGSDGCVRKTEVDCRNGTDGFVLVSGAKLPDTSSSTVEWVGTTLDQCRAKCLKNCSCTAYAQANISGSGSGCILWSTNLTDLRVYGNGGQDLYVRAAAADLDSESSHHRIYLIVITVILALFILILALVGCRVWRRKKRSSRSVSGMATSFAERHNDEGTEAKDLDLPLFDLGTVADATGNFSMENKLGEGGFGPVYKGKLEDEQDIAVKRLSKTSVQGVDEFKNEVVLIAKLQHRNLVRLLGCCIEGEERMLIYEYMPNGSLDSFVFDKAKGWLLNWPTRYSIIVGIARGLLYLHQDSRLRIIHRDLKASNILLDMHMNPKISDFGMARIFGGDETEVNTKRVVGTYGYMSPEYAMDGIFSVKSDVFSFGVLVLEIISGKKNRGIYDSSRNLNLLGYTWSLWREGKGLDLVDEAIGDSYPKAEVLRCMKVGLLCVQERPEDRPTMSSVLFMLGSDSALLPQPRQPGFVAMRGPLEPDSSTSKQDSLSINNVSVTMFEGR
- the LOC135643873 gene encoding receptor-like serine/threonine-protein kinase SD1-8 isoform X1 yields the protein MRRLSGAAFLLYLLIALLDPSNGADTLTLDHPLADGGEPLISEGGSFALGFFSPNGSDTRYIGIWYEKISVQTVVWVANRRRPVIGSHGSLSVAANGTLVITGENSTVVWSSPSLALSNPVAQLLDDGNFVVREADGNPSDPNSFAWQSFDYPTDTLLPGMKLGWNLTTGFNRTLTSWASASDPAPGEYTFGIDLRGDPQIFEWSGTRQVWRAGPWNGLRFTGVPQMTSYNMLSLQFFVDATQVVYVFYMIDPSFVSRLVVNQSGTLQRLVWVNDSKFWNAFWYAPMDACDTIFPCGPNAVCDTSRSPQCGCPQGFQPKNPTNWGFRDGSDGCVRKTEVDCRNGTDGFVLVSGAKLPDTSSSTVEWVGTTLDQCRAKCLKNCSCTAYAQANISGSGSGCILWSTNLTDLRVYGNGGQDLYVRAAAADLDSESSHHRIYLIVITVILALFILILALVGCRVWRRKKRSSRTGVSGMATSFAERHNDEGTEAKDLDLPLFDLGTVADATGNFSMENKLGEGGFGPVYKGKLEDEQDIAVKRLSKTSVQGVDEFKNEVVLIAKLQHRNLVRLLGCCIEGEERMLIYEYMPNGSLDSFVFDKAKGWLLNWPTRYSIIVGIARGLLYLHQDSRLRIIHRDLKASNILLDMHMNPKISDFGMARIFGGDETEVNTKRVVGTYGYMSPEYAMDGIFSVKSDVFSFGVLVLEIISGKKNRGIYDSSRNLNLLGYTWSLWREGKGLDLVDEAIGDSYPKAEVLRCMKVGLLCVQERPEDRPTMSSVLFMLGSDSALLPQPRQPGFVAMRGPLEPDSSTSKQDSLSINNVSVTMFEGR